A genomic window from Fibrobacterota bacterium includes:
- a CDS encoding TfoX/Sxy family protein, with amino-acid sequence MIPVKVQEQLLQDALVEASLSRETLQQKMLGGIGISVKGSLFALLLAQGTALKLPPEEQEHLLRMPGAFRYEIEGDPARSNVWVILPESLLDKTQHYASWVRKAFKFTERVVPQGRRLPPKPGRKATHGRGPR; translated from the coding sequence ATGATCCCAGTCAAGGTCCAAGAGCAGCTTTTGCAGGATGCACTCGTGGAGGCCTCGCTTTCCCGGGAGACCTTGCAGCAGAAGATGCTGGGGGGGATCGGGATCTCCGTCAAAGGATCTCTTTTCGCTCTCTTGCTGGCACAAGGAACAGCCCTGAAACTCCCACCGGAAGAACAGGAACATCTGCTGCGCATGCCCGGTGCGTTCCGGTATGAAATCGAGGGAGATCCCGCCCGATCCAATGTTTGGGTGATCCTGCCGGAATCCCTGCTGGACAAGACCCAGCATTACGCCTCATGGGTACGCAAGGCGTTCAAGTTCACCGAGCGCGTGGTTCCTCAGGGCCGCAGGTTGCCCCCGAAGCCTGGTCGCAAGGCCACGCACGGACGCGGACCTCGCTAG
- a CDS encoding threonylcarbamoyl-AMP synthase, with protein MDPIQHARSLLREGRLVAFPTETVYGLGARADRPEAVAKIFDAKRRPTFDPLITHFCDAQAAGEWARMDLRAQRLAQRFWPGPLTLVLPRIHRDGTPLIPDLVTSGLDSVGVRVPDQPMALALLTGLDFPVAAPSANPFGYVSPTTAQHVLDGLGSKVDLILDGGPCRVGLESTIVDLTSKVARLLRPGGLAREELEEELGQSLPWDGFKAPVATEAPGMLESHYSPNVGVEVFESEADLIRRAEALLGRCSILSAAGIEAPCRESVVLGQGPAMAVELFATLRRLDRTSTGVILALLPQSEGLGLAVRDRLFRAARSRLGAA; from the coding sequence ATGGATCCGATCCAACACGCCAGATCCCTCCTGAGAGAGGGGCGCCTCGTGGCCTTTCCCACGGAGACGGTCTACGGCCTCGGCGCTCGCGCCGACCGGCCCGAGGCCGTGGCGAAAATTTTCGATGCCAAGCGACGCCCCACCTTCGATCCGCTGATCACACACTTCTGCGATGCACAAGCGGCAGGAGAGTGGGCTCGGATGGACCTTCGCGCCCAAAGGCTCGCCCAACGCTTCTGGCCCGGTCCGCTCACCTTGGTTCTCCCACGCATCCATCGCGATGGCACCCCGCTCATCCCCGATCTGGTCACTTCCGGCTTGGATAGCGTGGGTGTTCGGGTTCCAGACCAACCCATGGCGTTGGCCTTGTTGACCGGGCTGGATTTTCCCGTCGCGGCGCCATCGGCCAACCCCTTTGGCTATGTCTCCCCCACCACCGCCCAACATGTGCTCGATGGGCTTGGCTCGAAGGTGGATCTGATCCTGGATGGCGGACCTTGCCGAGTGGGCCTGGAATCCACGATCGTGGACCTGACCTCGAAGGTGGCGCGGCTCCTGCGGCCAGGCGGATTGGCTCGGGAAGAGCTGGAAGAAGAGCTTGGGCAGAGCTTGCCTTGGGACGGATTCAAGGCTCCGGTCGCCACGGAAGCACCAGGGATGCTGGAAAGCCACTACAGCCCGAACGTGGGCGTGGAAGTCTTCGAATCGGAGGCAGATCTGATCCGCCGCGCCGAGGCCCTGCTGGGACGCTGTTCCATTCTCTCCGCGGCGGGGATTGAGGCGCCTTGTCGGGAATCCGTGGTGTTGGGTCAAGGCCCTGCCATGGCCGTTGAACTGTTCGCCACGTTGCGTCGCTTGGATCGGACGAGCACGGGTGTGATCCTGGCTCTACTGCCCCAAAGCGAAGGCCTTGGATTGGCGGTCCGCGATCGCCTATTCCGAGCCGCGCGCTCCAGGTTGGGAGCCGCGTAG
- a CDS encoding signal peptidase I produces MAQGGGAAAGIIGLVFMAFYLLVMLAMIAGMWKVFEKAGKPGWAALVPFYNIIVMFEISGTGMPWWYALIPLLNIYAAFMVSMGIAKKFGKSDAFGIGLFLASPIFYPMLGFGSAVYNKDA; encoded by the coding sequence ATGGCCCAAGGCGGAGGCGCCGCTGCCGGGATCATCGGACTGGTTTTCATGGCTTTCTACCTGCTTGTCATGCTCGCGATGATCGCCGGCATGTGGAAGGTCTTCGAGAAGGCAGGAAAGCCCGGTTGGGCCGCGCTCGTGCCCTTCTACAACATCATCGTCATGTTCGAGATCTCCGGAACCGGCATGCCCTGGTGGTACGCGCTCATCCCCTTGCTGAACATCTACGCGGCCTTCATGGTTTCCATGGGTATCGCCAAGAAGTTCGGCAAGAGCGATGCGTTCGGCATCGGACTGTTCCTGGCAAGCCCCATCTTCTACCCCATGCTGGGATTCGGCAGCGCCGTCTACAACAAGGACGCGTAA
- a CDS encoding PAS domain S-box protein has product MTGRPFLSAPSLRIDRVRFQSRLHLFGESILFDRAKGVATLEDVESCFSNIDRLLKTLPGQIVLVQDFSGLVTAEGHARRCYENALIARQDRILGVVFVGLRPMFRLFVRMGRRLHNIPFPMLSTPDWEGALEYATSLLEGKIDPHSSIEQAEVKRPYRIPIPAFLLRGYAEELRHVVSEMPWDSDQETANPLALSHPFHDVVDAWVSVKRDLDWLDRQRRDRERDLSATARTLAESEGRYRAVFEASGTALILYGGDHLIHMVNGATERMVGIARASVEGRRKWTEFVHPEDLGVLQERHRLRQEDPSKDQGRVECRVFDTTGREHWVDVTVEAILGTDLRVASLADRTEFREALQALQQSESRFRQILETSQEGIWTSDIAGRTTFANERMAELIGASGHDLESRSFLEILPAAAEKRLEVLQTLLEGHSVVFEGRLPRADGKIAWAIVSASPIRSESGATTGFFAMCTDITRRHEAESALRELARDLEDRVRERTAELEEANAELGRALRAREDFLASMSHELRTPLAVVLGVLETLREGKDPERTAHLLDVAERNGRQLLALIEDVLDFARGRAGALSVDPKTVDPGEMVQGVAQSLELQALKNGSRIVNHMGSDLPAMLADPLRLRQILTNLLVNAIRHGGKGVVEIRALVEGPMLRLEVLDRGPGVPPHLADQLFQPFVQLSPSPRRAGGTGLGLALSRQLAQAMGGEVGFHPREGGGAVFWLDLPQAPRTGLSTTDPKEPEFQPLEPGRVMIVEDEQDLREILCDHLEENGWKVFAYSMGHPAKEAVPWDQPDVVVVDLGLPDMDGLELIRAMASARKAGKPAILALTGQAFPEDGEKCRAAGADRVLFKPTSLRRTERALRELVAEVRDSTGASGSRVVF; this is encoded by the coding sequence GTGACCGGACGCCCTTTCCTCTCGGCGCCGAGCCTTCGCATCGATCGGGTACGGTTCCAAAGCCGGCTGCATCTGTTCGGGGAGTCCATCCTGTTCGATCGTGCGAAAGGTGTGGCCACGCTGGAGGATGTGGAGTCGTGCTTTTCCAACATCGATCGCCTCCTGAAAACGTTGCCGGGACAGATCGTGCTTGTCCAGGATTTCTCCGGGTTGGTCACCGCCGAAGGCCACGCCCGGCGTTGCTACGAGAATGCGCTGATCGCCCGGCAGGATCGTATTCTCGGGGTCGTCTTCGTGGGTTTGCGCCCGATGTTCCGCCTGTTCGTGCGCATGGGTCGACGGCTGCACAACATCCCCTTTCCGATGCTCAGCACGCCGGATTGGGAAGGGGCCCTGGAGTACGCGACTTCGCTTCTGGAAGGCAAGATCGATCCTCACTCCAGCATCGAGCAGGCGGAAGTCAAGCGACCGTACCGGATCCCGATTCCGGCGTTTCTGCTGCGCGGTTACGCGGAGGAGCTGCGGCATGTCGTTTCGGAAATGCCCTGGGACAGCGATCAGGAAACCGCCAACCCTCTGGCGCTGTCCCATCCATTCCACGATGTCGTGGATGCCTGGGTTTCGGTCAAGCGGGACCTCGATTGGCTGGATCGCCAAAGACGGGACCGCGAACGCGACCTGAGCGCCACGGCGCGCACCTTGGCCGAATCCGAAGGACGCTACAGGGCCGTTTTCGAGGCCTCCGGAACGGCGCTGATCCTCTACGGCGGCGACCACCTGATCCACATGGTCAACGGCGCCACCGAACGCATGGTGGGAATCGCCAGGGCGTCGGTGGAGGGACGTCGCAAGTGGACGGAATTTGTCCATCCGGAGGATCTCGGCGTCCTCCAGGAGCGCCACCGCTTGCGCCAGGAGGATCCTTCGAAGGACCAGGGCCGCGTCGAATGCCGGGTATTCGACACCACGGGCCGGGAGCACTGGGTGGACGTCACCGTGGAGGCCATCCTGGGAACGGACCTGCGGGTGGCGTCGCTTGCCGATCGCACCGAGTTCCGCGAAGCCCTCCAGGCCTTGCAGCAGAGCGAGAGCCGATTCAGACAAATTCTGGAAACCTCGCAGGAAGGCATCTGGACCTCCGACATCGCCGGACGCACCACCTTCGCCAACGAGCGCATGGCCGAACTGATCGGGGCGAGCGGCCACGATCTGGAATCCCGGTCCTTCCTGGAAATCCTTCCCGCCGCCGCGGAGAAACGCCTGGAAGTCCTGCAGACCCTCCTGGAAGGCCATTCCGTGGTGTTCGAGGGCAGGCTTCCTCGCGCCGATGGAAAGATCGCCTGGGCCATCGTTTCGGCCAGCCCCATTCGATCCGAATCCGGGGCCACCACGGGATTTTTCGCGATGTGCACCGACATCACGCGTCGACACGAAGCGGAATCGGCCTTGCGCGAACTGGCTCGCGACCTGGAAGACCGGGTCCGGGAGCGGACCGCCGAACTCGAGGAAGCCAATGCGGAGTTGGGGCGCGCCTTGCGGGCGCGCGAAGATTTCCTCGCCTCCATGAGCCACGAGTTGCGCACGCCGTTGGCGGTCGTCCTGGGAGTGTTGGAAACGCTGCGCGAAGGCAAGGATCCGGAGCGAACCGCCCATCTGCTGGATGTCGCCGAGCGAAACGGCAGACAACTTCTGGCCCTGATCGAAGATGTCCTGGATTTCGCGCGTGGCCGCGCCGGTGCGCTGTCCGTGGACCCCAAGACGGTCGACCCCGGCGAAATGGTCCAGGGGGTGGCGCAATCCTTGGAATTGCAGGCGCTGAAAAACGGCTCGCGCATCGTCAACCACATGGGAAGCGATCTTCCGGCGATGCTCGCCGACCCGCTTCGCCTGAGACAGATTCTGACCAATCTCCTGGTCAACGCGATCCGTCATGGTGGCAAGGGCGTGGTGGAGATCCGTGCGTTGGTCGAGGGGCCCATGTTGCGGCTGGAAGTCCTGGACCGGGGGCCGGGCGTGCCGCCCCACCTGGCCGACCAGCTGTTCCAACCCTTTGTCCAGCTTTCGCCCTCGCCCAGACGAGCGGGCGGCACCGGGCTTGGGTTGGCCCTTTCCAGGCAACTCGCCCAGGCCATGGGTGGGGAAGTCGGATTCCATCCCCGCGAGGGAGGTGGAGCGGTGTTCTGGCTGGATCTGCCCCAGGCCCCACGGACGGGATTGTCCACGACCGATCCCAAGGAGCCGGAATTCCAGCCTTTGGAGCCGGGTCGGGTCATGATCGTGGAAGACGAACAGGATTTGCGCGAAATTCTCTGCGATCACCTCGAAGAAAACGGTTGGAAGGTGTTTGCCTATTCGATGGGCCATCCTGCCAAGGAGGCCGTGCCCTGGGACCAACCCGATGTGGTGGTGGTGGACCTGGGGTTGCCGGACATGGACGGCTTGGAGCTGATCCGGGCCATGGCGTCCGCACGAAAGGCCGGAAAGCCGGCGATCCTGGCTTTGACCGGACAAGCCTTCCCGGAAGACGGCGAGAAATGCCGGGCCGCCGGTGCCGATCGCGTGTTGTTCAAGCCGACTTCTCTGCGTCGCACGGAACGGGCGCTGCGGGAATTGGTCGCGGAGGTTCGCGATTCGACTGGAGCGTCGGGCTCCAGGGTAGTATTTTGA
- a CDS encoding peptidylprolyl isomerase, with amino-acid sequence MRKDAVVQLSYVLRDAQGEILDEAGADDGFLYLHGHQNIVPGLENALDGATVGKKVKVALTPDQGYGDYDPALVRRIEKKQFPAKLRNPEIGEMFQIEEDDAVRVWSVSKVEPGHITIDGNHELAGKDLHFEVEVLAIRDASAEELEHGHAHTPGHHHH; translated from the coding sequence GTGCGTAAAGACGCGGTCGTTCAGCTTTCCTACGTCCTGCGGGACGCTCAAGGCGAAATCCTGGACGAAGCCGGAGCGGACGATGGATTCCTTTACCTGCACGGTCATCAGAACATCGTGCCTGGACTGGAAAACGCCTTGGATGGCGCCACCGTCGGCAAAAAGGTCAAGGTCGCCCTGACACCCGATCAAGGCTACGGCGATTACGATCCCGCCCTGGTACGGCGCATCGAGAAAAAACAGTTCCCTGCCAAGCTGCGCAATCCCGAAATCGGGGAGATGTTCCAGATCGAGGAAGACGACGCCGTGCGCGTCTGGAGCGTTTCGAAGGTGGAGCCAGGCCACATCACCATCGATGGCAACCACGAACTGGCCGGCAAAGACCTGCACTTCGAAGTCGAGGTTCTCGCGATCCGCGACGCCTCCGCCGAGGAGCTCGAACACGGCCACGCCCACACACCTGGTCACCACCACCACTGA
- a CDS encoding PAS domain S-box protein → MSTSMSEPFDCASIGPGDLHQALAESLSVGVTVLDKAGTIVSCNPAAERILGLSRDQLTGRALADSRWRSVHEDGSDFPSAQMPAMRTLETGSSYQGVVMGVDDPLKHRRTWISIDSQPLKDPSGLELIGVATTFTDITSLRERSLAVDLERERLLTILEATRAGTWEWNVQTGEVTCNERWAQIIGRTLEELGPINIETWSNWTHPEDLRVAWDLLQRHFEGSAPFYDTELRMRHKNGQWIWIHDRGKLVSRSEDGRPLMVMGTHTDITERKQAEESLQRSLQELEQFHRRAEELARDAEKANRAKSQFLANMSHEIRTPMNGVVGMTDLILDTDLSATQREYATLVRASADSLMEIVNDILDISKIEAGKFSLDPVDFSLHTLLEAFAQEFKLRARARSLTFQLEIHPDVSDRIWGDAGRLRQILTNLVGNALKFTSAGGAHVEVGLRRRLAEAPMLEFKVWDTGIGIPPDKIPQLFQVFSQLDASITRSYGGTGLGLAISKQLVSLMGGSISVTSKEGHGSEFRFEIPYLESKTPRGLAASASPWKSDRYPHAKVLLAEDNAVNQMVAKGILGKFDIVPDVVRDGQMALESLGTKAYDMVLLDIQMPLLDGYHVVQKLRLTPGPNQDACVVALTAHAGGQDREKCLEAGMSDFLSKPIDPKALVGILERWLPSHKTVSAH, encoded by the coding sequence ATGTCCACTTCCATGTCCGAACCCTTCGATTGCGCCTCCATCGGGCCAGGCGATCTCCATCAAGCCTTGGCGGAATCCCTGTCCGTCGGAGTGACCGTCCTGGACAAGGCTGGAACGATCGTCTCGTGCAATCCGGCTGCCGAGCGGATCCTCGGCTTGAGCCGGGACCAACTGACCGGCCGGGCCCTGGCTGACTCCCGCTGGCGCTCGGTCCACGAAGATGGATCCGACTTTCCCAGTGCGCAGATGCCCGCCATGCGCACGCTGGAAACCGGAAGCTCCTACCAAGGGGTGGTCATGGGGGTGGACGATCCTCTCAAGCACCGCCGGACCTGGATTTCCATCGATTCCCAGCCATTGAAGGACCCGTCCGGCCTGGAACTCATCGGTGTGGCCACCACGTTCACGGACATCACCTCCTTGCGGGAGCGGAGTTTGGCTGTCGACTTGGAGCGCGAACGTTTGCTGACCATCCTGGAGGCCACTCGGGCGGGAACTTGGGAATGGAACGTGCAAACCGGTGAGGTCACTTGCAACGAACGTTGGGCGCAGATCATCGGACGCACGCTGGAAGAATTGGGGCCGATCAACATCGAGACGTGGTCGAATTGGACCCATCCGGAGGATCTACGCGTCGCTTGGGACCTGCTCCAGCGGCATTTCGAAGGAAGCGCTCCTTTCTACGACACCGAACTTCGCATGCGCCACAAGAACGGCCAGTGGATCTGGATCCATGATCGGGGAAAGCTGGTTTCCAGATCCGAGGATGGCCGCCCTTTGATGGTGATGGGAACGCACACCGACATCACCGAGCGCAAACAAGCGGAGGAGTCTCTCCAACGGAGCCTCCAGGAACTTGAACAATTCCACAGGCGCGCCGAGGAACTGGCCAGGGATGCGGAAAAAGCCAATCGGGCGAAGAGCCAATTTCTGGCCAACATGAGCCACGAAATCCGCACGCCCATGAACGGTGTGGTCGGAATGACGGACCTGATCCTGGACACGGACCTGTCCGCGACCCAACGGGAATACGCGACGTTGGTGCGTGCCAGCGCGGACTCGCTGATGGAAATCGTCAACGACATCCTGGACATTTCCAAGATCGAAGCCGGCAAATTCTCGCTGGATCCGGTCGATTTCAGCCTGCACACCTTGCTGGAGGCCTTTGCGCAGGAATTCAAGCTTCGAGCCCGGGCCCGATCGCTCACGTTCCAACTCGAGATCCACCCGGACGTTTCCGATCGCATCTGGGGCGACGCGGGACGACTCAGACAAATCCTGACCAACCTCGTGGGCAATGCCCTGAAATTCACCTCCGCAGGGGGGGCTCATGTCGAGGTTGGGCTGCGCAGGCGCTTGGCGGAGGCGCCGATGCTGGAATTCAAGGTTTGGGACACGGGAATCGGGATCCCACCAGACAAGATCCCGCAGCTGTTTCAGGTGTTTTCGCAACTGGATGCCTCCATCACCCGTTCCTACGGGGGGACCGGACTGGGGTTGGCCATTTCCAAGCAACTGGTCTCCTTGATGGGTGGAAGCATCTCGGTCACGAGCAAAGAAGGTCACGGCTCCGAGTTCCGTTTCGAGATTCCGTATCTGGAATCGAAAACGCCCAGGGGATTGGCCGCCTCGGCGTCGCCCTGGAAAAGCGATCGCTACCCGCACGCGAAAGTCCTGCTGGCCGAGGACAACGCGGTCAACCAAATGGTCGCCAAGGGGATTCTGGGCAAATTCGACATTGTCCCTGATGTCGTCCGGGACGGACAGATGGCGCTCGAGTCCTTGGGCACGAAGGCTTACGACATGGTCTTGTTGGACATCCAGATGCCCCTGCTGGACGGCTACCATGTGGTCCAGAAATTGCGCTTGACGCCGGGGCCGAACCAAGATGCATGCGTGGTTGCGCTCACCGCGCATGCCGGTGGCCAAGACCGCGAGAAATGTCTGGAAGCGGGAATGAGCGATTTCCTCTCCAAGCCGATCGATCCGAAAGCGCTGGTGGGAATCCTCGAACGTTGGCTCCCCTCCCACAAAACCGTTTCGGCGCATTGA
- a CDS encoding valine--tRNA ligase → MTMDSKYSPIDVEKKWEALHRGNGSFHPKGEGQPFTVVIPPPNVTGALHMGHALNHTIQDVLVRFERLRGRRALWQPGTDHAGIATQNVVERALAKEGKKRREMGREAFLEQVWAWKNQYEARIVSQVQRMGNSCDWDRLRFTMDEGLSRAVRAAFVHLYEKGLIYRGKYIVNWCPKDRTALSDDEVETKDGGEPGHLWHLRYPLADGTFLTVATTRPETMLGDTAVAVNPKDERYTHLVGKKIKLPLTDREIPVIADDFVEMDFGTGCVKVTPAHDLNDFGVFQRHPHIGCIDVMNDDASFNDQVPQRFRGLDRFEVRKRVVAEFEELGLLEKIEDRMTPIGRSYRSGEPIEYRLSDQWFVDMKPLAEKALASTREGRVKFVPDRWNDYYCKWLENVRPWCISRQLWWGHRIPVWYDEDGVPVAALEEPKVHPKTGKKIVRQDDDVLDTWFSSGLWPFSTLGWPGEAAKAGMPVDSWIQPDVKGHFPTDVLVTDRGIIFFWVARMVMMANELTGMDPFHTVYIHGTILDDKGRKMSKSLGNGIDPLEMADQYGADAVRFSLLILSSEGQDIKLSPTKFEMGRNFANKLWNATRFVLPHLEGADDSVEASDPADRWIRSRLATVTKNVTKSLEACKFAEAAMELYHFAWGDFCSWYLELRKNEIHGEDSPAKRSAVASCRMVLDNLTRLLQPFMPALSEELREHLGLGQAILSSWPVFADAAVDESAERSFARLIAAVEGVRSLRGRYQIAPSRILSVSVRCDDAGVLSDLEGNRAALSRLAGSEVTLQVGGEKPAFSGTEIIKGMQVHVALEGILDKTVEVARLSKELAEAEKFAVAISGKLSNESFVSRAKPEVVEAEREKLANQEHRAKLIRETLADLAS, encoded by the coding sequence ATGACCATGGACAGCAAGTACTCGCCGATCGACGTCGAAAAGAAGTGGGAAGCCCTCCATCGCGGGAATGGCTCCTTCCATCCCAAAGGCGAAGGGCAACCCTTCACGGTGGTGATCCCACCGCCCAATGTCACGGGCGCCTTGCACATGGGCCATGCCTTGAACCACACCATCCAGGATGTGCTGGTGCGCTTCGAGCGCCTGCGCGGGCGCCGCGCCCTGTGGCAGCCGGGCACCGACCACGCGGGCATCGCCACCCAGAACGTGGTGGAACGAGCCTTGGCCAAGGAAGGCAAAAAACGTCGCGAGATGGGCCGCGAAGCCTTTTTGGAGCAGGTCTGGGCCTGGAAGAACCAGTACGAAGCCCGCATCGTGAGCCAAGTCCAGCGCATGGGCAATTCCTGCGACTGGGACCGTCTGCGCTTCACGATGGATGAGGGATTGTCCCGCGCCGTGCGTGCGGCCTTCGTGCATCTGTATGAAAAGGGCCTGATCTATCGCGGCAAATACATTGTCAACTGGTGCCCCAAGGACCGCACGGCGCTTTCCGACGACGAAGTGGAAACCAAGGACGGCGGCGAGCCCGGCCACCTCTGGCACCTGCGCTACCCGCTGGCCGACGGCACCTTCCTGACCGTGGCCACCACCCGTCCGGAAACCATGCTGGGCGACACCGCCGTGGCGGTCAACCCCAAGGACGAGCGCTACACCCACCTGGTGGGCAAAAAGATCAAGCTGCCCCTCACCGATCGCGAGATCCCGGTGATCGCCGACGATTTCGTGGAAATGGACTTTGGCACCGGCTGCGTGAAGGTCACCCCGGCCCACGACCTCAACGATTTCGGCGTGTTCCAGCGCCATCCGCACATCGGATGTATCGATGTGATGAACGACGACGCGAGCTTCAACGACCAGGTGCCCCAACGTTTCCGCGGCTTGGACCGGTTCGAGGTGCGAAAGCGCGTGGTGGCGGAATTCGAAGAGCTGGGCCTGCTGGAAAAGATCGAAGACCGCATGACGCCGATCGGTCGCAGCTACCGTTCCGGCGAGCCCATCGAGTACCGCCTCAGCGATCAATGGTTCGTGGACATGAAGCCCCTGGCGGAAAAGGCCTTGGCCTCCACCCGCGAAGGTCGTGTGAAGTTCGTGCCGGATCGCTGGAACGACTACTACTGCAAGTGGCTGGAGAACGTGCGCCCCTGGTGCATCAGCCGCCAGCTCTGGTGGGGACACCGCATTCCGGTGTGGTATGACGAAGACGGCGTGCCCGTGGCGGCCTTGGAAGAACCCAAGGTCCACCCAAAGACGGGGAAGAAAATTGTCCGGCAGGACGACGACGTCCTGGATACCTGGTTCAGCTCCGGTCTGTGGCCGTTTTCCACGCTGGGTTGGCCGGGCGAAGCCGCCAAGGCCGGAATGCCGGTGGACAGCTGGATCCAGCCGGATGTGAAGGGTCATTTCCCCACGGACGTACTGGTGACCGATCGCGGCATCATCTTCTTCTGGGTCGCCCGCATGGTCATGATGGCCAACGAGCTCACCGGCATGGACCCGTTCCACACCGTGTACATCCACGGCACCATCCTGGACGACAAGGGACGGAAAATGTCCAAGTCGCTGGGCAACGGCATCGATCCTCTGGAGATGGCCGACCAGTACGGCGCCGACGCGGTGCGGTTCTCGCTTCTGATCCTGTCCAGCGAAGGGCAGGACATCAAGCTCAGCCCCACCAAGTTTGAGATGGGCCGCAACTTCGCCAACAAGCTCTGGAACGCCACCCGGTTCGTGCTGCCGCACCTGGAAGGCGCCGACGACTCCGTGGAAGCCTCCGATCCGGCCGACCGCTGGATCCGCTCGCGCCTGGCCACCGTGACAAAAAACGTCACGAAGTCGCTGGAAGCCTGCAAGTTCGCCGAAGCCGCCATGGAGCTCTACCACTTCGCGTGGGGCGATTTCTGCAGCTGGTACCTGGAGCTTCGGAAAAACGAGATCCACGGCGAGGATTCTCCCGCCAAGCGCTCGGCCGTGGCGTCTTGCCGCATGGTGCTGGACAACCTCACCCGCCTGTTGCAGCCCTTCATGCCCGCTTTGTCGGAAGAATTGCGCGAGCACCTGGGCCTGGGGCAAGCCATCCTCTCCAGCTGGCCGGTCTTCGCCGATGCGGCCGTGGACGAATCGGCGGAACGTTCGTTCGCGCGGCTGATCGCGGCGGTGGAAGGTGTGCGTTCCCTGCGTGGCCGTTACCAGATCGCCCCCAGCCGGATTCTGTCCGTGAGCGTGCGCTGCGACGACGCAGGCGTGCTTTCCGACCTGGAAGGCAACCGTGCCGCGCTTTCGCGATTGGCTGGCTCCGAGGTGACCTTGCAAGTGGGTGGCGAAAAGCCGGCCTTTTCCGGAACCGAGATCATCAAAGGCATGCAGGTGCACGTGGCGCTGGAAGGCATCCTGGACAAAACGGTGGAAGTCGCGCGCCTTTCCAAGGAGCTGGCCGAAGCGGAGAAGTTCGCCGTGGCGATCAGCGGAAAGCTTTCCAACGAGTCCTTCGTGTCCCGCGCCAAGCCCGAGGTGGTGGAAGCCGAACGCGAAAAGCTCGCCAACCAGGAGCACCGCGCCAAGCTGATCCGCGAAACGTTGGCGGATCTGGCCAGCTAA